Proteins encoded in a region of the Romeriopsis navalis LEGE 11480 genome:
- a CDS encoding NACHT domain-containing protein — MLDWMAIAAVAGKALLGTVVGKGAGALIGPAKTKLFPGELEKAIAAGLQAAYAEDERLPREEHVFLNCDDKQQRDCLGRVMQAPALLKELKKPLEGVGKLDVACLVEVLKQERASSGLDLVEASFERWLTCFAETYFSQTSAAIEFQVTKQRYLDALASRVDDVKFIGIAVPGEEVEKQEQLAQIFVMPNVREEKASLSRGLDSSSLEMRLRDRKTGEILEAITKPTDLNSLQFELGESRQAQLLENQRSWAMRDRSDKVLSAQKVLSGTKNKAVLLGAPGSGKTTLASYFALMLCGTGDQYQPNEIGLKPDDDWLPVVIRIRDWVQDWEKNSAKGVLEYLRWYVEQNLSVKKLPPDFFEHWLDRGKALILLDGLDEAVNDKQRRDVVERIETFLAQYGANPAIVTSRPAGYRWDFFDQDEFPHYTLEPFDDQQVETFIDHWYDSREPDASKATRKKSDLRKALAANDRVKLLAKNPLLLTIITLIHRYRAELPRQRYQLYEWAVETLLTSWDSNKDIRLYEVLEYLKRDNLLYVLKKLAYWIHTQGSTRDQEGGTLIDKDELLRKLSQEIHTLKPCEFHEAKEEAKRFVDFIQKRTGLLNEQGYERYAFVHKTFQEYLTAEEIYDRFEEGEDEVILEHIAAHLHDQHWREVLLLLVSKLKKKRAAKAVRQVYRVASEHETYLRRDLLFAGWCLTEDPQGLKGADAELVDGILDGLVRLEVGDSDRLGYKVCGEAAKILHRLGETEVEADTWQRLSDRANDIDRSRLLSFQASLGQEEEAITILLALLKDDDSDVRSRAASSLVQLGNGSESVVGGLLALLKDDDSDVRYCAASSLGQLGNGSELVVGGLLALLKDDDWNVRSRAAESLGQLGNGSESVVGGLLALLKDDNWNVRSRAASSLVQLGNGSESVVGSLLALLKDDDSDVRYCAASSLGQLGNGSESVVGSLLA; from the coding sequence ATGTTGGATTGGATGGCGATCGCGGCGGTGGCTGGTAAAGCACTTTTGGGGACTGTGGTTGGGAAAGGTGCTGGGGCTTTGATTGGGCCAGCAAAGACGAAATTATTTCCAGGCGAGTTGGAAAAAGCGATCGCGGCGGGTTTGCAGGCGGCGTATGCGGAAGATGAACGTTTGCCCCGTGAAGAGCATGTCTTTTTGAACTGTGATGATAAGCAGCAGCGTGACTGCTTGGGGCGCGTGATGCAGGCTCCTGCGTTGCTGAAGGAGTTGAAGAAGCCGTTGGAAGGGGTGGGTAAGCTCGATGTGGCTTGCTTGGTGGAGGTCTTGAAGCAGGAGAGGGCGTCTTCGGGATTGGATTTGGTTGAAGCTAGCTTTGAGCGCTGGTTGACTTGTTTTGCGGAGACGTATTTCTCGCAGACCTCCGCCGCGATCGAGTTTCAGGTGACGAAGCAGCGGTATTTGGATGCGTTGGCGAGTCGGGTGGATGATGTGAAGTTTATCGGGATTGCAGTGCCGGGGGAGGAGGTGGAGAAGCAGGAGCAGTTGGCGCAGATCTTTGTGATGCCGAACGTACGTGAGGAAAAAGCGAGTTTATCGCGCGGTCTTGATTCAAGTTCGCTAGAAATGCGGTTGCGAGATCGTAAGACGGGAGAAATTCTTGAGGCGATAACAAAACCAACTGACTTGAATTCGCTACAGTTTGAACTTGGGGAAAGTCGGCAAGCTCAGCTCCTAGAAAATCAACGATCGTGGGCAATGCGCGATCGCTCAGATAAAGTCCTTTCTGCCCAAAAGGTATTGAGTGGAACAAAGAATAAAGCCGTTTTGCTGGGTGCGCCAGGTTCGGGGAAGACGACGTTGGCGAGTTATTTTGCGTTGATGTTGTGTGGTACGGGAGACCAGTATCAGCCCAACGAAATTGGCTTGAAGCCGGATGACGACTGGTTGCCGGTGGTGATTCGGATTCGGGATTGGGTGCAGGATTGGGAGAAAAATTCGGCGAAGGGTGTGCTGGAATATCTGCGCTGGTATGTGGAGCAGAATCTCAGCGTAAAGAAGCTGCCCCCAGATTTCTTTGAGCATTGGCTGGATCGGGGTAAGGCGCTGATTTTGCTGGATGGGCTGGATGAGGCAGTGAATGATAAGCAGCGGCGCGATGTGGTGGAGCGGATTGAGACATTTCTGGCACAGTATGGGGCGAATCCGGCGATTGTCACTTCGCGGCCTGCGGGGTATCGCTGGGACTTCTTTGACCAAGATGAGTTTCCACACTATACGTTGGAGCCGTTTGACGATCAGCAGGTGGAGACATTTATTGACCACTGGTATGACAGTCGAGAGCCAGATGCGAGTAAGGCCACGCGTAAGAAGTCAGATCTGCGAAAAGCACTGGCGGCAAATGATCGGGTGAAACTGCTGGCGAAGAATCCGCTGTTGCTGACGATTATTACGTTGATCCATCGGTATCGTGCGGAGTTGCCACGTCAGCGCTACCAACTGTATGAGTGGGCAGTGGAGACATTGTTGACGAGCTGGGATAGCAATAAAGATATTCGGCTGTATGAGGTACTGGAATATTTAAAACGAGATAATCTGCTGTATGTGCTGAAGAAGCTGGCTTACTGGATTCATACTCAGGGCAGTACTCGAGATCAAGAAGGTGGAACGCTAATCGATAAAGATGAGCTATTACGAAAGTTATCGCAGGAGATACATACACTGAAACCATGCGAGTTCCATGAAGCTAAGGAAGAAGCAAAACGCTTTGTAGATTTTATTCAGAAGCGGACGGGGCTGCTGAATGAGCAGGGGTATGAACGCTATGCGTTTGTGCATAAGACGTTTCAGGAATATCTGACGGCGGAGGAGATCTACGACCGGTTTGAAGAGGGGGAAGATGAGGTCATTCTGGAGCATATTGCGGCGCATCTGCATGATCAGCATTGGCGGGAAGTGCTGCTGCTGCTTGTCTCGAAGCTGAAGAAGAAGCGGGCGGCGAAGGCTGTGCGGCAAGTTTATCGGGTGGCCAGTGAGCATGAGACATATTTGCGACGGGATTTATTATTTGCTGGGTGGTGCTTGACGGAAGATCCGCAGGGATTGAAAGGGGCCGATGCAGAATTAGTGGATGGTATTCTGGATGGCTTAGTTAGGTTGGAAGTAGGAGACTCTGATCGCTTGGGGTATAAGGTTTGCGGAGAAGCCGCGAAGATTCTGCATCGCTTGGGAGAAACGGAAGTAGAAGCGGATACATGGCAGCGCTTATCTGACCGAGCGAATGATATTGATCGTTCTCGCCTACTTTCGTTTCAAGCGTCATTAGGACAGGAAGAGGAAGCGATCACCATTTTATTAGCCTTACTCAAAGATGATGATTCCGATGTGCGTTCTCGTGCCGCATCATCGTTAGTCCAACTGGGGAATGGGAGTGAGTCGGTGGTGGGTGGCTTATTAGCCTTACTCAAAGATGATGATTCCGATGTGCGTTATTGTGCCGCATCATCGTTAGGACAACTGGGGAATGGGAGTGAGTTGGTGGTGGGTGGCTTATTAGCCTTACTCAAAGATGATGATTGGAATGTGCGTTCTCGTGCCGCAGAATCGTTAGGACAACTGGGGAATGGGAGTGAGTCGGTGGTGGGTGGCTTATTAGCCTTACTCAAAGATGATAATTGGAATGTGCGTTCTCGTGCCGCATCATCGTTAGTCCAACT